In one window of Haloprofundus halophilus DNA:
- a CDS encoding DUF5785 family protein, translating into MDWPHDPDGEQGSEGRRKYGHAVIAKKIDEEEDFPLNRDEFVSEYGDDPIRLDYERVVALRDIFEHVDQEEFSDFVDFHKAVGRAMRDNGFWFYEGAENFTRTRS; encoded by the coding sequence ATGGACTGGCCACACGACCCCGACGGCGAACAGGGCAGCGAAGGACGTCGCAAGTACGGCCACGCCGTCATCGCCAAGAAGATAGACGAAGAGGAGGATTTCCCGCTGAACCGCGACGAGTTCGTCTCCGAGTACGGCGACGACCCGATTCGTCTCGACTACGAACGCGTCGTCGCGCTCCGCGACATCTTCGAGCACGTCGACCAGGAGGAGTTCTCGGACTTCGTCGACTTCCACAAGGCGGTCGGTCGAGCCATGCGCGACAACGGATTCTGGTTCTACGAGGGCGCGGAGAACTTCACCCGCACCCGGTCGTGA
- a CDS encoding DUF2064 domain-containing protein: MTVVAVFADPPRPGLVLPELAETSPLTEDEAAEFYAAMLRDAFLAAARSGGELLVNYRPDDLLPDEFVTDEPAAAAVRALAADTLGDLSDVRVEKQVGSTFDARAGNTVSHLLNAEDARSVAVVRGNAPFLTRTLVDSAAMKLRTTPVVLGPSTNGRSYYAAFTEPIDFAGAFTHPEIETLAAHGHDAGLDVDFVPMQPTVGTGEDLLTVLPMLHARREAGRIVPKHTAEFVAEHGLRVVAEDGEPRVVRN, encoded by the coding sequence ATGACCGTCGTCGCCGTGTTCGCCGACCCGCCGCGACCCGGACTCGTGCTCCCCGAGCTCGCCGAGACGAGCCCGCTCACCGAGGACGAAGCCGCGGAGTTCTACGCCGCGATGCTGAGAGACGCGTTTCTCGCCGCCGCCCGCTCTGGCGGCGAACTGCTCGTCAACTACCGCCCCGACGACCTGCTCCCCGACGAGTTCGTCACCGACGAACCGGCGGCCGCGGCGGTTCGCGCGCTCGCCGCCGACACGCTCGGCGACCTCTCGGACGTCCGCGTCGAAAAACAGGTCGGCTCGACGTTCGACGCCCGCGCGGGCAACACCGTCTCGCACCTCCTGAACGCCGAGGACGCGCGGTCCGTCGCCGTCGTCCGCGGGAACGCCCCGTTTCTGACCCGGACGCTCGTCGACTCGGCGGCGATGAAGCTCCGTACCACGCCCGTCGTGCTCGGCCCCTCGACGAACGGTCGGAGCTACTACGCGGCGTTCACGGAACCGATCGACTTCGCCGGGGCGTTCACCCACCCCGAGATAGAGACGCTCGCCGCGCACGGTCACGACGCGGGGCTCGACGTCGACTTCGTCCCGATGCAGCCGACCGTCGGGACGGGCGAGGACCTTCTCACCGTCCTGCCGATGCTGCACGCCCGACGCGAGGCGGGCCGCATCGTGCCCAAACACACCGCGGAGTTCGTCGCGGAACACGGGCTTCGAGTCGTCGCCGAGGACGGGGAACCGCGGGTCGTCCGTAACTGA
- a CDS encoding HalOD1 output domain-containing protein: MDGPGNSKGDSTDEPSRTSSPERSTDSDFSESSASVDEFVTARRTEVANATYDPDDPDTLTFAVAKALARAKNTEPLQLQPPIGNVIDLGFAEAVLSSNATPEATPMRYVGFTYDEYEVVVFSTGEVDVYELPRHR; encoded by the coding sequence ATGGATGGACCGGGCAACTCGAAGGGAGATTCAACTGATGAACCGAGTCGGACGTCGAGCCCCGAGCGTTCGACCGATTCTGACTTCTCGGAGTCGAGTGCGTCGGTGGACGAGTTCGTCACCGCACGCCGCACGGAGGTCGCAAACGCAACGTACGACCCGGACGACCCGGACACGTTGACGTTCGCGGTCGCAAAAGCACTCGCACGGGCGAAGAACACCGAACCGCTCCAGCTACAGCCGCCGATCGGAAACGTCATCGACCTCGGGTTCGCGGAGGCGGTGTTGTCGAGTAACGCGACGCCGGAAGCGACGCCGATGCGCTACGTCGGGTTCACCTACGACGAGTACGAGGTCGTCGTCTTCAGCACCGGCGAAGTCGACGTCTACGAGCTCCCTCGACACCGATAA
- a CDS encoding uracil-DNA glycosylase: MDAHQHTLENPFSMDENCTNCPALCETRESIVHGYGDVGAEFVFVGEMPSAGADEAGIPFVGDAAGERLQYVLGELGFSRSTPESTEPDLQNVFLTNLTRCRHPERGPTDVEIETCEPYLNAEIRMINPQIIVPVGQRALEALAFDYTTRRVESFDVDEEHATTIRGRGFELVPMVELDRQTDEQTEAFVEHVTENVFGRDYRQTKGRRGR, encoded by the coding sequence GTGGACGCCCACCAGCACACGCTGGAGAACCCCTTCAGCATGGACGAGAACTGTACGAACTGTCCGGCGCTCTGCGAGACGCGCGAGAGCATCGTCCACGGCTACGGCGACGTGGGCGCGGAGTTCGTGTTCGTCGGCGAGATGCCGAGCGCGGGGGCCGACGAGGCGGGGATTCCCTTCGTCGGCGACGCGGCGGGCGAGCGACTCCAGTACGTGCTCGGCGAACTCGGCTTCTCGCGGTCGACGCCGGAGTCGACCGAGCCGGACCTCCAGAACGTCTTTCTGACGAATCTGACGCGCTGTCGCCACCCCGAACGCGGGCCGACGGACGTTGAGATAGAGACGTGCGAGCCGTATCTCAACGCCGAGATACGGATGATAAACCCCCAGATTATCGTCCCCGTCGGCCAGCGGGCGCTCGAAGCGCTGGCGTTCGACTACACCACCCGGCGCGTCGAGAGCTTCGACGTCGACGAGGAACACGCGACGACGATTCGCGGCCGCGGTTTCGAACTCGTGCCGATGGTCGAACTCGACAGACAGACCGACGAGCAGACCGAGGCGTTCGTCGAACACGTCACGGAGAACGTCTTCGGCCGCGACTACCGCCAGACGAAGGGTCGACGCGGCCGATAG
- a CDS encoding Mrp/NBP35 family ATP-binding protein, giving the protein MDEADVRDLLREVEDPDLGEDIVSLGLVNAVDVDDGVARVSLALGAPYAPNETHIATRVREVLSEAGLEADLSAKTPSSLSQSEQVLPGVKNVIAVASGKGGVGKSTVAVNLAAGLSQLGARVGLFDADVYGPNVPRMVAADDHPQATAEETIVPPEKYGMKLMSMAFLVGDDDPVIWRGPMVHKILTQLVEDVEWGELDYLVLDLPPGTGDTQLTILQTLPLTGAVIVTTPQDVALDDARKGLRMFGTHDTSVLGVVENMSSFVCPDCGSSHDIFGSGGGKALAEETDLPYLGGIPLDPDVRTGGDGGEPIVLEEDDETADAFRVLTENVANNVGVVNRMKLRSQK; this is encoded by the coding sequence ATGGACGAAGCCGACGTACGAGACCTCCTTCGGGAGGTCGAAGACCCCGACCTCGGCGAGGACATCGTCTCGCTCGGGTTGGTCAACGCCGTCGACGTCGACGACGGCGTCGCTCGCGTATCGCTCGCGCTCGGTGCGCCCTACGCCCCGAACGAGACGCACATCGCGACTCGCGTCCGCGAAGTGCTCTCGGAGGCGGGACTCGAAGCCGACCTCTCGGCGAAGACGCCCTCGTCGCTCTCGCAGAGCGAGCAGGTGCTTCCCGGCGTGAAGAACGTCATCGCCGTCGCCTCCGGTAAGGGCGGCGTCGGCAAATCGACCGTCGCGGTCAACCTCGCGGCCGGACTGTCGCAACTCGGCGCGCGCGTCGGCCTGTTCGACGCCGACGTCTACGGCCCGAACGTCCCGCGGATGGTCGCCGCCGACGACCACCCGCAGGCGACGGCCGAGGAGACCATCGTCCCGCCCGAGAAGTACGGGATGAAACTGATGTCGATGGCATTTCTCGTCGGCGACGACGACCCCGTCATCTGGCGCGGCCCGATGGTCCACAAGATTCTGACGCAGTTGGTCGAGGACGTCGAGTGGGGCGAGCTCGACTACCTCGTGCTCGACCTCCCCCCCGGAACCGGCGACACGCAGCTGACCATCCTGCAGACGCTCCCCCTCACCGGCGCGGTCATCGTCACGACGCCGCAGGACGTGGCGCTCGACGACGCCCGGAAGGGACTGCGGATGTTCGGCACCCACGACACGAGCGTCCTCGGTGTGGTCGAGAACATGTCGAGTTTCGTCTGCCCCGACTGCGGCAGCAGCCACGACATCTTCGGCTCCGGCGGCGGGAAAGCGCTCGCCGAGGAGACGGACCTCCCGTATCTCGGCGGGATTCCGCTCGACCCCGACGTGCGAACCGGCGGCGACGGCGGCGAACCCATCGTGCTGGAGGAAGACGACGAGACGGCCGACGCGTTCCGCGTGCTGACCGAGAACGTCGCCAACAACGTCGGCGTCGTCAACCGGATGAAGCTCCGGTCGCAGAAATGA
- a CDS encoding acyl-CoA dehydrogenase family protein, with the protein MRFTLTNEQRALRDDAREFVETNVVPRAADLDRDGAYPASILDELGERGYAGLTVSESYGGRGEGMVELALVTEELSAGLMAVASAVALHLGVAEIVERFGTDAQKDRLLPDMASYDRVGALGLSEENAGSDKRGIETTATREGDEWVLDGHKRWVTNYDDADVVLTYARTGPPENAPRNVTAFLVPADEFEVDTVWETLGARSVKSPKVALSNVRVPDERRIGEVDEALVQRGSATTGVNVPARAVGLARAALEDAVAYTSGREQFGGRIGDYQGVRWRVAEMARRVDTARLLTLRAADYADRGRDATREFGMAKVYATEAAVDVTNDALQLHGGVGYTTDRSVERYLRDARLLTIAGGPNEGHRDTVADAVYERET; encoded by the coding sequence ATGCGATTCACTCTCACGAACGAGCAGCGAGCACTCAGAGACGACGCCCGGGAGTTCGTGGAAACGAACGTCGTTCCGCGGGCCGCCGACCTCGACCGGGACGGTGCGTATCCCGCCTCGATTCTCGACGAACTCGGCGAGCGGGGCTACGCGGGGCTGACCGTCTCCGAATCGTACGGCGGCCGCGGCGAGGGGATGGTCGAACTGGCGCTCGTCACCGAGGAGCTGTCGGCCGGGCTGATGGCCGTCGCGAGCGCAGTCGCGCTGCACCTCGGCGTCGCCGAAATCGTCGAACGGTTCGGGACCGACGCCCAGAAGGACCGCCTGCTCCCCGACATGGCGAGCTACGACCGCGTCGGCGCGCTCGGTCTCAGCGAGGAGAACGCCGGCAGCGACAAGCGAGGGATAGAGACGACGGCGACGCGGGAGGGCGACGAGTGGGTGCTCGACGGCCACAAGCGGTGGGTGACGAACTACGACGACGCCGATGTCGTGCTGACCTACGCGCGAACCGGCCCCCCCGAGAACGCCCCCCGGAACGTCACCGCGTTTCTCGTCCCTGCCGACGAGTTCGAGGTCGACACCGTCTGGGAGACGCTCGGCGCGAGAAGCGTGAAATCGCCGAAGGTGGCGCTCTCGAACGTCCGGGTCCCGGACGAGCGACGAATCGGCGAGGTGGATGAGGCGCTCGTCCAGCGCGGGAGCGCGACGACCGGCGTCAACGTCCCCGCCCGCGCCGTGGGTCTGGCCCGCGCGGCGCTCGAAGACGCCGTCGCGTACACGAGCGGGCGCGAGCAGTTCGGCGGGCGAATCGGTGACTACCAGGGCGTCCGGTGGCGCGTCGCCGAGATGGCTCGCCGCGTCGACACCGCGCGCCTGCTCACGCTCCGGGCCGCGGACTACGCCGACCGCGGCCGCGACGCGACTCGCGAGTTCGGGATGGCGAAGGTGTACGCCACGGAGGCCGCCGTCGACGTGACGAACGACGCGCTCCAACTCCACGGCGGCGTCGGGTACACGACGGACCGGTCGGTCGAACGGTACCTGCGCGACGCGCGCCTCCTGACTATCGCCGGCGGCCCGAACGAGGGGCACCGCGACACGGTCGCAGACGCGGTGTACGAGCGCGAAACGTAA